From a region of the Marinomonas mediterranea MMB-1 genome:
- the coaD gene encoding pantetheine-phosphate adenylyltransferase, which produces MSTIAVYPGTFDPITNGHADLVERAAKLFSKVIVAVAASPKKRPALSHDLRIELAENVLGHLHNVEVVGFDNLLTEFTRSVNGQVVVRGLRAVSDFEYEFQLANMNRVIAPDVESLFLTPSEKHSYISSTLVREIASLDGDFGQFVHPEVEKVLKEHYQNAK; this is translated from the coding sequence ATGAGTACGATTGCGGTTTATCCTGGCACATTTGATCCTATTACCAATGGCCATGCAGATTTAGTAGAACGCGCTGCCAAGCTGTTTTCTAAAGTCATTGTTGCTGTCGCAGCGAGCCCCAAGAAGCGCCCAGCGCTCTCCCATGATCTACGTATTGAACTGGCTGAAAACGTGCTTGGTCACTTGCATAACGTCGAAGTGGTTGGCTTCGATAATTTGCTAACGGAGTTTACTCGCTCTGTAAATGGGCAAGTAGTGGTACGTGGCCTGAGGGCAGTATCTGACTTTGAATACGAGTTTCAGCTTGCGAATATGAACCGCGTTATTGCCCCTGACGTAGAAAGTTTGTTCTTAACACCTTCAGAAAAACACTCCTATATCTCATCGACACTTGTGCGTGAGATCGCCTCATTAGACGGTGACTTTGGGCAGTTTGTTCATCCAGAAGTGGAAAAAGTGTTAAAAGAGCATTATCAGAATGCTAAGTAA
- the ruvX gene encoding Holliday junction resolvase RuvX: MIEESSSIQGEKTNEASPNIAKTVLGFDFGTTRIGVAIGQNVTMSARPLSPLKANEGIPNWDTIAKLVAEWEPDCFVVGLPLNMDGSENEMCQRARKFAKRLHGRYNRPYHMMDERLSSYDAKGQVIAQGGHRNFKENSVDGLAAQLIIETWFAEQTNQ, from the coding sequence ATGATAGAAGAATCATCTTCGATACAAGGTGAAAAAACAAATGAAGCAAGCCCCAATATAGCGAAAACTGTATTGGGGTTTGATTTTGGTACAACGCGAATTGGTGTTGCTATTGGGCAGAATGTAACAATGTCGGCCCGCCCTTTGTCACCATTAAAGGCCAATGAAGGTATTCCCAACTGGGATACTATTGCGAAACTCGTTGCTGAATGGGAGCCAGATTGTTTTGTTGTTGGCTTGCCATTAAATATGGATGGCAGCGAAAATGAGATGTGTCAAAGAGCTCGTAAGTTTGCTAAACGATTGCATGGACGTTATAACCGTCCATACCATATGATGGACGAGAGGCTATCGTCGTATGACGCTAAAGGTCAGGTTATTGCTCAGGGTGGTCATCGAAATTTCAAAGAAAATTCGGTCGATGGGTTAGCTGCTCAGTTGATTATAGAAACCTGGTTTGCCGAACAAACTAATCAGTGA
- a CDS encoding potassium channel protein, protein MNSLGLFLKKKSHGRQRYKKIVYQHAIKDLRRRFVMLAAIIVIHSIAMVFFEDLNWWQAFWLTMTSASTTGYGDISAATFWGQLTTIVLIYGLGITLLAQIASDYVELRLIQRDMRVKGKMEWSTMRDHLLIINTPALHTERYLKLLITQISNTPELEDTPIQILTPHFPDGLPEELREMGVVHHTGDATEPGKLESAGVDKAKYIIVLSPDSQNDHSDSIVFDTLHRVHETGASAFLLAEAVNDLNRDRFRKAGANAVIRPIRAYPEMLVRSLIAPGTEQVLENLFRYQGDHTVRIDVNLSNVTWAEIVTRLIQENIGTALGYENEFGNIVTHPDTHASITARSLIVLVGDDTNLPSGSKIKALF, encoded by the coding sequence ATGAATTCTCTCGGATTATTCTTAAAAAAGAAAAGTCATGGCCGACAACGCTATAAAAAAATTGTGTATCAGCATGCAATAAAAGACTTACGACGACGCTTTGTCATGTTAGCAGCGATCATCGTAATACATAGCATCGCAATGGTCTTCTTCGAAGACTTAAATTGGTGGCAAGCCTTTTGGCTAACGATGACCTCCGCCAGTACGACAGGGTATGGCGACATCTCTGCGGCGACATTCTGGGGGCAACTGACCACCATTGTTCTTATATATGGTTTAGGCATCACACTGCTGGCCCAAATCGCCAGTGATTACGTTGAACTACGTTTGATTCAGCGCGATATGCGTGTCAAAGGCAAAATGGAGTGGAGCACTATGCGCGATCATTTACTTATTATTAATACCCCAGCATTACATACAGAGCGTTATCTAAAACTGCTCATAACACAAATAAGCAATACTCCTGAGCTAGAAGATACGCCCATCCAAATTTTGACCCCGCACTTCCCCGACGGACTCCCAGAAGAGCTACGTGAAATGGGTGTGGTGCATCATACTGGAGATGCAACGGAACCTGGGAAACTTGAATCAGCTGGCGTAGACAAAGCCAAATACATTATCGTCTTATCACCAGACAGTCAGAACGACCACAGCGACAGTATCGTCTTTGATACACTTCATAGAGTTCACGAAACGGGCGCTAGCGCCTTTCTACTAGCAGAAGCGGTCAATGACCTTAATAGAGATCGATTTAGAAAAGCGGGAGCAAACGCGGTTATACGCCCTATCAGAGCATACCCTGAGATGTTGGTAAGGTCTTTAATCGCACCTGGCACCGAACAAGTTCTGGAGAACTTATTTCGATATCAGGGAGACCATACGGTTCGCATCGATGTAAATTTATCCAATGTCACTTGGGCGGAAATCGTGACTCGGTTAATTCAGGAGAATATCGGTACCGCTCTAGGCTACGAAAATGAATTTGGCAACATCGTCACGCATCCAGATACACATGCTTCCATTACCGCACGATCACTAATTGTACTCGTGGGTGACGATACAAACCTACCATCAGGATCCAAGATAAAAGCCCTGTTTTAA
- a CDS encoding YggT family protein produces the protein MGGDPFILVVKTLGSLYLFVVMLRLLLQLSRADFYNPISQAIVKATSPILLPLRKVIPPIGRLDTASVVLALAVQFAMVFLILMIAGFNSTPAHYVIYTIAGLFYNLLQLYFWAVIITVILSWIAPHADHPGAMIVRQICEPLYRACHKVLPSLGGLDLSPIFIFLAITILQNFIRPYVI, from the coding sequence ATGGGCGGTGATCCGTTTATTTTAGTCGTAAAAACCTTAGGTAGCCTGTATCTTTTTGTTGTAATGCTAAGGCTGCTTTTGCAATTAAGTCGAGCTGATTTTTACAACCCAATTAGTCAGGCGATTGTGAAAGCAACCAGCCCAATATTGTTGCCCTTGCGTAAAGTTATCCCTCCAATTGGACGTCTTGATACCGCATCTGTTGTGTTGGCTTTGGCTGTCCAGTTTGCAATGGTCTTCTTGATTTTAATGATTGCGGGATTTAATTCGACGCCTGCTCATTACGTTATCTATACTATCGCGGGCTTGTTTTATAACCTTCTGCAGTTGTATTTTTGGGCTGTTATTATTACGGTTATCTTAAGCTGGATTGCTCCGCATGCGGATCACCCAGGTGCAATGATTGTTCGTCAAATATGTGAACCACTTTACCGTGCTTGCCATAAAGTTTTGCCGAGTCTAGGCGGGTTGGATTTATCGCCAATCTTTATTTTTCTCGCTATTACGATATTGCAGAATTTCATAAGACCGTATGTGATCTAA
- a CDS encoding YfhL family 4Fe-4S dicluster ferredoxin, with the protein MSLIITDECINCDVCEPECPNEAISQGEEIYVIDPAKCTECVGHYDEPQCVQVCPVDCIPKDKDYVETEEELMEKYLVLTGQL; encoded by the coding sequence ATGTCTCTAATCATTACCGATGAATGCATAAACTGCGACGTCTGTGAGCCTGAATGTCCAAATGAGGCAATCAGTCAGGGTGAAGAAATTTATGTAATCGATCCTGCCAAATGTACTGAATGTGTAGGCCATTATGATGAGCCACAATGTGTGCAAGTGTGCCCAGTTGATTGTATACCTAAAGACAAAGATTACGTCGAAACAGAAGAAGAGCTCATGGAAAAGTATTTGGTATTAACGGGTCAGCTCTAA
- the pyrR gene encoding bifunctional pyr operon transcriptional regulator/uracil phosphoribosyltransferase PyrR, with protein MNLDLDKALTSMKDQIAKYCQEKDIDNPVLVGIHSGGVWVANELIDSVKTQEPLATLDITFYRDDFTRAGLNPKVGHTQLPALEDRHVILVDDVLMSGRTIRAAMNEIFDFGRPASISLAILYDLNHRELPIQADIVGEKLTLSADQRVKLSGPDPLTVSIIDTK; from the coding sequence ATGAATTTGGATTTAGACAAAGCGCTTACGTCAATGAAAGATCAGATTGCGAAGTACTGTCAGGAAAAGGATATCGATAATCCTGTCCTGGTTGGTATTCATTCTGGTGGTGTTTGGGTCGCCAATGAGTTGATAGACAGTGTAAAAACACAAGAACCTCTAGCGACGCTGGATATTACGTTTTATCGGGATGACTTTACTCGAGCAGGTCTAAACCCGAAAGTAGGTCATACACAGCTACCCGCATTGGAAGACCGTCACGTGATCTTGGTTGACGATGTTTTAATGTCGGGACGGACAATACGAGCAGCCATGAATGAGATATTCGATTTTGGTCGACCAGCAAGTATATCGTTGGCCATTTTGTACGACTTGAATCATCGTGAACTGCCTATTCAAGCGGATATTGTTGGTGAGAAATTAACGCTTTCAGCTGACCAAAGAGTCAAGTTGAGCGGGCCTGATCCACTTACTGTGTCGATAATCGATACAAAGTGA
- a CDS encoding dihydroorotase: MKLRIINGRVIDPSQDLDAVIDVFIEDHKVVSIGEAPEGFDADEIIDAADRWVLPGLVDIAVALREPGYTQKGNIATEGRAAISGGVTTLVSPPDTKPIVDTPAVAALIQDKADQAGMANVFPIGALTKGLQGDQLSNMVALTDAGCVALSNHRRPMRNTLVLSRALEYAATHDLLVVFHPDESSLSEGGCAHEGMMSTVHGLAGIPETAETIALMRDLLLVEKTGVRAHFARLSCAKSVEMIADAQESGLPVTADVALHNLLLTDEVLNEFDGQFHVIPPLRSENDRLTLIEGIKRGAIRSICSDHQPHEKMAKVAPFAATEPGMANVEILLPLALQLMDEGDLSLTDVIKTLTCGPASCFGLEAGSLKPGSFADFILFDSTQTWVWDDSSRRSKGHNSAFDGVELTGRVTQTYVSGQCIYSFHG; this comes from the coding sequence ATGAAACTTCGGATTATAAATGGTCGTGTAATCGACCCAAGCCAAGACCTTGATGCTGTGATCGATGTATTTATTGAAGATCATAAAGTAGTCAGTATTGGTGAAGCTCCTGAGGGCTTTGACGCGGATGAAATCATTGACGCTGCTGATCGATGGGTTTTACCTGGGCTGGTGGATATTGCCGTTGCGTTACGAGAACCTGGCTATACGCAAAAAGGCAACATAGCGACTGAAGGGCGTGCTGCGATTTCGGGCGGTGTGACAACATTGGTGTCGCCTCCAGATACAAAGCCTATTGTCGATACCCCAGCGGTTGCCGCGTTAATTCAAGACAAAGCCGATCAGGCTGGAATGGCCAATGTATTTCCTATTGGTGCGTTAACCAAAGGTTTGCAAGGCGATCAGCTTAGCAATATGGTTGCGCTAACGGATGCAGGTTGTGTCGCGCTTTCAAATCACAGAAGGCCCATGCGTAATACTTTAGTACTGTCTCGTGCTTTAGAGTACGCAGCGACTCACGATTTGCTGGTTGTTTTTCATCCAGACGAGTCTAGTCTGTCTGAGGGCGGTTGCGCTCATGAAGGCATGATGTCTACGGTTCACGGCTTGGCAGGTATTCCTGAAACGGCAGAGACAATTGCCTTGATGCGTGATCTGTTGTTGGTAGAAAAAACAGGCGTAAGAGCGCACTTCGCTCGTTTATCATGTGCGAAGTCTGTTGAAATGATAGCGGATGCACAAGAATCTGGTTTGCCTGTCACGGCAGATGTTGCGCTTCATAATTTGTTGCTGACAGATGAAGTTCTGAATGAGTTTGACGGTCAATTCCATGTGATACCGCCTTTACGTTCAGAAAATGATCGTTTGACTCTTATCGAAGGGATAAAGCGGGGGGCAATTCGTTCCATTTGCTCCGACCATCAGCCACATGAAAAAATGGCGAAAGTCGCCCCATTTGCTGCGACAGAGCCTGGCATGGCAAATGTGGAAATCTTACTGCCTTTGGCGTTACAGCTGATGGATGAAGGGGATTTGAGTTTGACGGATGTGATTAAAACGCTAACTTGTGGCCCTGCCTCGTGTTTTGGTTTAGAAGCAGGCTCTTTGAAACCGGGCAGCTTTGCAGATTTTATCTTATTTGATAGTACGCAAACGTGGGTATGGGATGATAGTTCTCGACGTTCTAAAGGTCATAATTCGGCCTTTGATGGCGTAGAATTAACGGGACGAGTCACGCAAACTTATGTGTCCGGTCAATGTATTTATAGTTTTCATGGTTAA
- a CDS encoding YqgE/AlgH family protein, producing MNNTFQSLKNYFLISMPHLNDPDFEHTVVYLCEHTEEGAMGIVINRPSSIDFTELADHLGMKVEAPRLASEPIYVGGPVESERGFILHTSDKSWGNSLCVTDEVNLSAALETLENIAIGNGPSMYRIALGCAGWDEGQLESEIANNDWLVCEADLDVLFNTPSDMQFSAATKVLGVDMTWLSPDMGHS from the coding sequence ATGAACAATACATTCCAGTCTTTAAAGAACTATTTTTTGATCTCCATGCCACATTTGAATGACCCAGATTTCGAGCATACCGTGGTGTATTTATGTGAACATACAGAAGAGGGAGCGATGGGAATCGTCATTAATCGCCCTTCTAGCATTGATTTTACCGAACTCGCTGATCATTTAGGAATGAAAGTAGAAGCGCCTAGATTAGCGTCTGAACCCATTTATGTTGGCGGCCCTGTCGAATCAGAGCGAGGCTTTATATTGCATACGTCGGATAAAAGTTGGGGCAACTCGCTGTGCGTCACTGATGAAGTGAATTTGTCAGCGGCTCTTGAGACTTTAGAAAATATTGCGATTGGCAATGGCCCATCCATGTATCGAATTGCGCTCGGATGTGCCGGCTGGGACGAAGGACAGCTAGAAAGTGAAATAGCCAATAATGATTGGCTGGTATGTGAGGCCGACTTAGACGTATTATTTAATACCCCAAGTGATATGCAGTTCAGTGCGGCAACTAAGGTACTTGGTGTGGATATGACTTGGTTATCGCCAGATATGGGACACAGTTAA
- the trmL gene encoding tRNA (uridine(34)/cytosine(34)/5-carboxymethylaminomethyluridine(34)-2'-O)-methyltransferase TrmL has product MLHIVLYQPEIPPNTGNVIRLCANTGYQLHLIEPFGFDLDDKKLRRAGLDYHEFTHVKKYANWDAFIAQNENIGTLYALTTKGSRTHSEAEFKENDVLVFGPETRGLPAEFIEALPKPQRLRLPMQADSRSLNLSNTVAVMVYESWRQLDYKMSSTD; this is encoded by the coding sequence ATGCTTCATATTGTACTGTACCAGCCAGAAATTCCGCCCAATACAGGAAACGTCATTCGCCTATGCGCCAACACTGGCTATCAGCTACATTTGATCGAACCATTTGGGTTCGATCTAGACGATAAAAAATTAAGAAGAGCGGGGCTTGATTATCATGAGTTCACTCATGTTAAAAAGTACGCTAATTGGGACGCCTTTATCGCCCAAAACGAGAACATTGGTACTCTATACGCACTCACCACGAAAGGAAGTCGTACCCATAGCGAGGCCGAGTTTAAAGAGAACGACGTGTTGGTGTTTGGGCCAGAAACGCGCGGCCTGCCTGCTGAGTTTATTGAAGCGCTTCCTAAGCCTCAGCGCCTAAGACTTCCAATGCAAGCGGACTCGCGAAGCTTAAACCTTTCCAATACCGTTGCTGTTATGGTGTACGAGTCTTGGCGTCAACTTGACTATAAAATGTCTTCTACGGATTAA
- a CDS encoding aspartate carbamoyltransferase catalytic subunit translates to MMRSDPRALQLNEHGQLKHFLTLDGLNKTILTEILDRADSFLSMGEQSVKKVPLLRGKTVVNLFFENSTRTRTTFELAAKRLSADVINLNIETSATSKGESLLDTLQNLEAMQSDMFVVRHSDSGAAHFIAEHCTPNVAIINAGDGRHAHPTQAMLDMLTIRRHKGQFEGLKVAIVGDILHSRVARSQIHALTTLGVEEVRLVGPKTLVPSYFKDLGATICHDMSAGLDDVDVIVMLRLQKERMSGALLPSESEFYRLYGLTEEALSWAKPDAIVMHPGPINRGVEISSEVADGEKSVILNQVTNGIAVRMAVLSMAMSGQVQEQQGGLGVEA, encoded by the coding sequence ATGATGCGATCCGACCCTAGGGCGTTACAATTAAACGAACATGGTCAGCTAAAGCACTTTTTAACCTTGGACGGGTTGAATAAAACCATTCTAACTGAAATTCTTGATCGGGCTGACTCGTTTCTCTCAATGGGAGAACAATCGGTTAAGAAAGTCCCTCTTCTTCGTGGGAAGACAGTCGTAAACCTTTTCTTTGAAAACTCCACTCGTACTCGAACTACATTTGAACTGGCAGCTAAGCGTTTGTCTGCTGACGTTATTAATCTCAACATTGAGACATCAGCGACGTCAAAAGGAGAATCTTTGTTGGATACACTTCAAAACCTTGAAGCAATGCAAAGTGATATGTTCGTTGTTCGACATTCGGACAGTGGAGCGGCGCATTTTATTGCGGAGCACTGCACTCCCAATGTCGCTATCATCAATGCGGGAGACGGTCGTCATGCGCACCCGACTCAGGCGATGTTAGATATGTTGACTATTCGCCGCCATAAAGGTCAGTTTGAAGGTCTTAAAGTCGCGATTGTCGGAGATATTCTTCATTCACGTGTTGCCCGCTCTCAGATCCATGCCCTCACCACCTTGGGCGTTGAAGAGGTTCGTCTAGTTGGACCGAAGACCTTGGTTCCTTCTTACTTTAAAGATCTTGGTGCAACGATTTGTCATGATATGTCTGCGGGTTTGGATGACGTTGATGTCATCGTAATGCTACGACTTCAAAAAGAACGTATGTCTGGTGCCTTGTTACCGAGTGAAAGCGAATTTTACCGTCTTTACGGTTTAACAGAAGAGGCACTATCTTGGGCTAAACCTGATGCCATCGTTATGCACCCAGGGCCAATTAATCGCGGTGTTGAGATATCCTCAGAAGTGGCAGATGGCGAAAAGTCGGTGATTCTCAATCAAGTGACCAATGGTATCGCTGTTCGAATGGCCGTATTGTCGATGGCTATGAGTGGTCAGGTGCAAGAACAACAAGGTGGATTGGGAGTAGAAGCTTAA
- a CDS encoding YggS family pyridoxal phosphate-dependent enzyme, with protein sequence MTQISDNLSRVKHDIHTLETRYNRIEDSVNLLAVSKTKPIEAIIEAYEAGQRLFGENYVQEAVSKYGELQNYPGIVWHFIGPIQSNKSRQIAETMDWVHTVDREKIARRLSEQRPISKPPLNVLIQVNISQESSKSGIALSELGEMVDLVNSLPNIVLRGLMAIPAPQESEAAQIDVYRPLTEAYEALVEAFLHVDTLSIGMSGDLPAAIASKSSLVRVGTSIFGARDYSTSN encoded by the coding sequence ATGACTCAGATCTCAGATAATCTTTCTCGTGTTAAACACGATATTCATACGCTTGAGACCCGCTATAATCGTATCGAAGATAGCGTTAATCTGCTTGCCGTAAGTAAAACTAAACCAATAGAAGCCATTATTGAAGCGTACGAAGCTGGACAGCGTTTGTTTGGTGAAAATTATGTTCAAGAAGCGGTGTCCAAGTACGGAGAACTGCAAAATTATCCAGGCATAGTGTGGCATTTTATTGGGCCTATCCAATCGAATAAGTCGCGTCAAATAGCGGAAACAATGGATTGGGTTCATACCGTTGACAGGGAAAAAATTGCTCGACGTTTAAGTGAACAGCGACCCATATCTAAGCCACCGCTAAATGTACTCATTCAGGTTAATATTAGCCAAGAATCAAGTAAATCAGGAATTGCGTTAAGTGAGTTGGGTGAGATGGTTGATTTAGTCAATTCTTTACCTAATATAGTCCTTCGTGGGCTGATGGCAATTCCTGCTCCTCAAGAAAGTGAAGCAGCACAAATTGATGTTTACCGACCACTTACTGAGGCGTATGAAGCGCTAGTTGAAGCGTTCTTACACGTCGATACGCTGTCGATCGGCATGTCTGGAGACCTTCCTGCTGCTATTGCTTCAAAAAGCTCTTTAGTACGTGTAGGAACGTCCATTTTTGGGGCGCGTGATTACTCAACATCTAACTGA
- a CDS encoding GGDEF domain-containing protein, with protein sequence MVDNSPELLHSTSSRSEAEDIHRLKLELDFLSNVRRQEEELLYMVARGARQDSMLSFLVEKFKQFFPRVRPCLLWCDKDLAHWRIENHKEWSNSVCNTIGEVISVPQALLTFAASPSRPFVRIDNLSSQSDWIDWHQFLSNEGISGCWMHSVQDHDGNWLTVALFFDHETLSENITEFMVEQSLKGMGKWIKAGFERKNADRKLLISEHYDEQTGLLRDAMFDTSLELILKDARRNFQRLAVLCVKLHGPVLSENLKTLSTVLQETLRDNDLISRYSDNVFLTGVRIGHLDDAEIIANKIYKALSSEAFRKDSSFRGNVGIGVAFYPEQSTLDALYIAAHAAADQVDQPVGYRIEYHGRFLKTMDDAYDL encoded by the coding sequence ATGGTAGACAATTCGCCAGAGCTATTGCACTCCACTTCGAGTAGGTCTGAAGCCGAGGATATTCATCGCCTGAAGCTGGAACTCGATTTCCTTAGCAACGTAAGGAGGCAGGAAGAAGAACTGCTTTACATGGTTGCAAGAGGAGCTCGTCAAGATTCAATGCTGTCCTTTCTTGTAGAGAAATTTAAGCAATTCTTTCCTCGTGTCAGGCCGTGTTTGCTTTGGTGTGATAAAGACTTGGCGCACTGGCGTATTGAGAACCATAAAGAATGGTCAAATAGCGTATGTAATACGATTGGTGAGGTCATTAGTGTTCCTCAAGCGTTGCTTACATTTGCCGCTAGCCCTTCTCGTCCGTTTGTTCGCATAGATAACCTCAGTAGTCAGTCGGATTGGATAGATTGGCATCAATTTCTATCAAATGAAGGCATTTCGGGCTGTTGGATGCACAGTGTTCAGGATCATGACGGGAATTGGTTAACCGTCGCTCTCTTTTTTGATCACGAGACGCTGTCTGAGAACATTACTGAGTTCATGGTTGAGCAAAGCCTCAAAGGAATGGGGAAGTGGATCAAGGCCGGTTTTGAACGAAAAAATGCTGATCGAAAGTTATTGATCTCTGAGCATTATGATGAACAAACTGGCTTGTTACGTGATGCGATGTTTGACACCAGTCTTGAATTGATTCTTAAGGATGCTCGACGGAATTTTCAACGATTGGCGGTACTGTGCGTGAAGCTGCATGGCCCTGTGTTGTCAGAAAACCTAAAAACTTTATCCACCGTTTTACAAGAAACATTACGTGATAATGATTTGATTTCACGTTATAGCGACAATGTCTTTTTAACCGGTGTTCGAATCGGGCACTTAGACGACGCTGAGATCATTGCGAACAAAATCTATAAAGCCTTATCAAGTGAAGCATTCCGAAAAGACAGCTCTTTTCGAGGTAATGTCGGAATAGGCGTTGCTTTTTATCCTGAACAATCTACCCTAGATGCGCTGTACATTGCTGCACATGCAGCGGCAGATCAGGTGGATCAGCCAGTTGGGTATCGTATTGAGTATCATGGGCGTTTTCTAAAGACGATGGATGATGCTTACGACCTATAG
- a CDS encoding DUF924 family protein, with protein sequence MLANDVIELWFESCTPEQWYKKDVEFDRKLTELFGEVLEKAAKGELYLWRSSAIGRLAEIIVLDQFSRNIYRDTPRAFSQDPMALVLAQEAVSLALDQQLPLIQRSFLYMPYMHSESLVIHDEAMRLFSQPGLEHNYEFELKHKVIIERFGRYPHRNALLGRPSSLEEAAFLSEPDSSF encoded by the coding sequence ATGTTAGCAAATGATGTGATTGAGTTGTGGTTCGAGTCTTGTACACCAGAGCAATGGTATAAAAAAGACGTTGAATTTGATCGTAAACTCACGGAATTGTTTGGTGAAGTGCTAGAAAAAGCCGCGAAAGGTGAACTTTATCTATGGCGGAGTTCTGCTATTGGTCGTCTGGCGGAGATCATAGTGCTTGATCAGTTTTCCAGAAACATTTACCGAGATACACCGCGTGCTTTTTCACAGGACCCGATGGCGCTGGTGCTGGCGCAAGAGGCGGTCTCATTGGCGTTAGACCAGCAGTTACCCCTAATACAGCGAAGTTTTCTATATATGCCCTATATGCACAGCGAGTCGCTGGTCATTCACGATGAGGCGATGAGGCTTTTCAGTCAACCGGGGCTGGAGCATAACTATGAGTTTGAATTGAAGCATAAAGTGATCATTGAGCGTTTTGGACGGTATCCGCATCGGAATGCGCTTTTGGGGCGACCAAGTAGCCTAGAAGAAGCGGCCTTCTTGAGCGAGCCTGATTCGTCTTTTTAA
- the proC gene encoding pyrroline-5-carboxylate reductase has product MSLRIAFIGVGNMASAIIGGLVSSGYPSDKICGTSLNTDSFAALEEKFGLTMMTSNTDAIAAADVVFLCVKPNQVRSVLEQAAEVITPRQMFVSVAAGVEIGSIESWLPVSAAVVRSMPNTPALVNCGASGLVANTVASVEQKEWISTVFKSFGDCVWVNNEEQMHQVTALSGSAPAYFFRVLESMIKSGVDQGMTEEDSRKLASLTMLGAAKMATELDESIAQLRINITSPNGTTEQALNSLNDANIDKVMDDAMRACVKRSKELAEEMAKS; this is encoded by the coding sequence ATGTCTTTACGTATAGCGTTTATTGGTGTGGGTAATATGGCCTCTGCCATTATTGGTGGTTTGGTCTCAAGTGGTTATCCCAGTGATAAAATCTGCGGTACATCGCTTAATACCGACTCTTTCGCCGCACTCGAAGAAAAATTCGGCCTAACCATGATGACGTCGAATACCGATGCCATTGCAGCGGCCGATGTTGTGTTTTTATGCGTGAAGCCGAATCAGGTTCGAAGTGTCTTAGAGCAAGCTGCTGAGGTTATTACGCCCCGCCAAATGTTTGTCTCTGTTGCGGCAGGCGTAGAGATTGGGTCCATTGAGTCTTGGTTACCAGTATCAGCTGCTGTAGTCAGAAGTATGCCAAATACACCTGCGTTGGTTAATTGTGGAGCGAGCGGATTAGTTGCGAACACAGTTGCTTCGGTTGAGCAAAAAGAATGGATTTCGACGGTGTTTAAAAGCTTTGGTGACTGTGTTTGGGTCAACAATGAAGAGCAAATGCATCAAGTAACGGCGTTGTCTGGCAGTGCACCAGCCTATTTTTTCCGAGTGTTGGAATCTATGATTAAATCAGGCGTAGATCAGGGCATGACCGAAGAAGACAGTCGAAAACTCGCGTCGTTAACTATGTTAGGTGCTGCAAAAATGGCGACCGAATTGGACGAATCTATTGCCCAGCTACGTATCAATATTACGTCGCCAAATGGAACAACCGAACAGGCATTGAATTCTCTCAACGACGCCAATATAGATAAAGTAATGGACGATGCGATGCGTGCTTGCGTAAAGCGTTCTAAAGAATTAGCCGAAGAAATGGCGAAAAGTTAG